From the Zymomonas mobilis subsp. pomaceae ATCC 29192 genome, the window CCTTGGTGAATTGTTCCATAAATTTGGGCATGACCAGTAGCGATCAAATAGCGATCGAGGCTATTTATAGCTGTAGTTATCGCCGTTTCGTCACCATTGGCTAAGGCGGCCAAGGCTAAACTATGCGCTAATAAAGCATCATCGGCTTTGGTGCTTTGGCTAAGAACGAAACCTGCCTGATTATAATCCTGTGCTGTATGCAGATGGCGTCCATTAAGCAAATCGCGAATTCTTTGTCGTCTTGAGGCGCCTGCTATATCTGAATCCCCGTTTTTTGACGATTTTTCTTCCTGAAAAATTTTAGAGACTTCAATGTTAGGAGGTATTTCGGGACGATCAATTGTATAAACGCGATTGATTTCCCAATTTAAAGTGAAAGGCGCTCTGGTATTAGTTCGAATAATAGGCCAGCGTATCCCCGCTAAATCCAGAATATTCAAAGACGCACTGTTATTATCATCAAGCCACATTTCAATATCGTGCCGCATCCCCTGCCCGTCACGCGTCGAAAAAAACAGATGATCGTCAAATAATCGACTGCTTATTATTTGTTCTCTAACTAAAGGACCATGAACCCCTGTGAAAGCTTTTGCTGTAATAGTAAAATGTGGGTGGGTTAAGGCACCGTCGAAAGGATAGGCGGAATCATGGGTTGGTTCTAACTCTAATTCCAGAATCGTTTTGCCACCGCTGGTGACGGCCCATCCTCCGACATAATCAATGGCACGATGGGTCTGTCCTATGGGAGAAGCCGTTAAAGACGTCGGATCTGTACTATTTGTTTGGGCTATTAGGGGGCTAAAAAATAGCGGTAAAAAAGAAGCAAAACAGCCTTTAATCCAAGGATGAAATCGCAAATCAGCTATCCTTTCAAACGTACAGATTAAGCATAAAGCCTACCCAAATATATTATCTATTTATTGTAGGATATTCCCTTGAAAAACTTGTTTTAAGGAAAAAAATACCAATCTTCTAAAAAGAGAATAGAACTTTAATGGATAAACTATTATAAAATATATTTTATTTTTGGATTTTAAAACTTTTTTCGACTAAAATATGCTTTTTTATGGTAAAAAATTTAATATAATAAATAATATTTATATATTATCATAATAAAATTTTACTTTTTATGTATTTCAATTTGATAAATTTTATTTTTTTAAAATTTTTTTAATAAAATTTTTTTTGAAATTATTTTTTCATTTCAACAGGATGTCTTATCCAAAATATTTTGCCCTTCTAAGGGATTCACTTGGTTCCCTAACTAGGGAAAAGGAATGATTTTAACCTTTGTTACCTTCGTGAATGATTTGAAACTAAACTTCTATGTCCATTATTGATAAAGCGACCTGACAACATTTTAAAAATTTGAATTTAGTAAGGGAGGATTAATTTGTTCAAAGGCTTGCACCCAATCCAGTATGGCGGGCGTGAAGTATGGCCTCTTATTGAAGGCGCAAAGGGTATTGCTGCTTCCGATCATATGAGCGCCGGAGCATGGGCGGCGGCTGGTGGTATTGGTACGATTTCGGCTGTCAATGCAGACAGTTATGACGAGCAGGGACAAATTATTCCCCAGATTTATCACGCCCGTACAAGACCAGAGCGTCATAAAGAATTGATTAATTACGCTATTTCCGGTGCCGTTGATCAGATTGAACGTGCGTATGATATTGCATCTGGTCGCGGCGCAATCAATATTAATATTCTATGGGAAATGGGCGGCTCTCAAACTATTCTGAGAGAAGTTTTAGAACGCACCAAAGGCTTGGTAACCGGCATAACCTGTGGTGCAGGTATGCCTTATAAGCTATCCGAAATTGCGGCTCAGTATCAGGTATCTTATTTACCGATTGTCTCTTCTGCTCGTGCTTTTAATGCTTTATGGAAACGGGCATATTCTAAAGCTCCCGAATTTTTAGCAGCGGTTGTTTATGAAGATCCATGGTTAGCTGGTGGTCATAATGGTCTGTCCAATGCCGAGGATCCTAAACAACCACAGGCACCCTATGCGCGGGTGAAAGCGCTTCGTGATACTATGCGGGTTTGTGGAATTTCGGATAGCGTTCCTATCGTTATGGCTGGCGGGGTATGGCATCTTGAAGAGTGGAATGATTGGATTGATAATCCAGAATTAGGGTCTATCGCCTTTCAGTTTGGAACACGGCCTCTGCTGACTAAGGAAAGTCCTATCCCTCAGGCATGGAAAGACCGCCTTATGGAATTAGAGGAAGGCGATGTGCTGTTACATCGTTTTTCTCCAACCGGATTTTACTCTTCTGCGGTGCGTAATCCTTTTTTAAAGGCACTTGAAAGCCGCTCGGAACGCCAGATTGCTTTTTCCGGTGAAGCGGCGGGCGATCACCAATCTTTACTGGATGTTGGCGTAAACGGTCGCAATAATTTATGGGTTACAGAAGGTGACTTGATAAGAGCCCATGAGTGGGTAAAACAGGGTTTTATCTGTACGCTTAAAACCCCTGATAATACGCTTGTTTTTGTTACCCCAGAAGAAATGCAGGCGATCCGTAAAGATCAGGCAGCTTGTATGGGCTGTTTAAGTCAGTGTAATTTTTCTTCGTGGTCAGAAACTGGGAAAGGTATGACTGGCCGCATTCCTGATCCACGCAGTTTTTGCATTCAAAAAACACTACAAGATATTGCCCATAGTGATAATGTAGAAAATAACCTGATGTTCGCAGGACACTCGGCTTATCGGTTTAAAAAAGACCCTTTTTATTCAAATAACTTTGTACCCTCTGTTAAAGAGTTAATTGATAGAATTCTTACCGGAAAATAAAATTATAAAAATCGGATAATGGTTTTTTGTTTTTATATTTTTTAACAAAAAATTCATTGTCCGTTTTCAATCTGAATTACTATTTTTGATGGTGTAATTCTATTTGATAGTATGATTTTTAATGAGGTCTATTAATTCAACCCCATACATTATTTGTATAAATTCTGTCGTTATGGATACAACTCGCCTCACTATGCGTTTAATTAAAAGGTAAACCATCAATAAATATTTTAAACTCGTAGTGAGTAAGAGGCGGTATTATGACTAAACCAGATATTCATACTGAATCTGGCCGTATAGTTGGGGATAACCAAAATAGTATAACTGCAGGGCAACGGGGGCCAACCTTATTACAAGATGTTTATCTTGTTGAAAAATTGGCACATTTTAATCGGGAACGTATTCCAGAACGGGTGGTTCATGCCAAAGGTTCTGGGGCATTTGGTGAATTAACAGTCACCAAAGATATTACCCGCTATACAAAAGCAAAACTTTTTTCAGAAGTTGGCAAAAAAACGCCTATGTTTGGCCGTTTTTCTACTGTCGGGGGTGAAAAAGGTTCTGCCGATAGCGCCCGTGACCCACGGGGTTTTGCTTTAAAATTTTATACAGAGGATGGTAACTGGGATTTAGTAGGCAACAATACGCCGGTCTTTTTCATTCGGGATGCTATAAAATTTCCTGATTTTATCCATACGCAAAAGCGTGATCCACAGACTAATTTAAAAGATCCCAAGATGATGTGGGATTTTTTCTCCCAAAGTCCTGAGAGTTTACATCAGGTAATGATCCTTTTTTCTGATCGGGGTACGCCCTTTAGTCATCGTTTCATGCATGGTTTTTCTAGCCATGCTTATTCAATGATTAATGCCGCTGGTGAAATCCATTATGTCAAATGGCATTTCCTTACCCAACAAGGCATCAAAAATTTAACAGCAGAAGAAGCGGAAGCTTTGGCTGGTAGTAATCCAGATCATTCGCAGCAGGATCTTTTTGAAGCGATTGAGAAGGGCGATTTCCCGAAATGGACGGTTTACATTCAGGTCATGACGCCTGAACAAGCTAAAGTGCAGCGGCTTAATCCTTTTGATGTTACTAAAGTATGGTACCATAAAGAATTCCCATTAATGGAAGTCGGGGTATTAGAGCTTAATCGTAACTCGGAAAATTATTTTCAGGATGTAGAGCAAGCGGCTTTTTCTCCAGGAAACACCGTACCGGGTTTATATTTTAGTCCAGATAAAATGCTGCAAGGTCGTTTATTTGCCTATGCTGATACGCAGCGTTATCGTTTGGGCATTAATTTTAATCAGATACCGGTTAATCAACCTAGATGTCAGGTTAATAGCTATTACCGTGATGGTTTTATGCGGGTCAACGGTAACGGTGGTAAATCGGCCAATTATGAGCCTAATTCTGATCCGGCAGCGCCTATCGAAAACCCTGCTTATAAAGAGCCTATTATAGACATAGACGGCCCAGGTGCTCATTATGATCGTTATGAAGACCCGGGTAATGAAAATTTTGAACAGCCTGGTAAGCTTTACCGGATAATGAAGGAAGACGAAAAAGACCGTCTTGTTTCTAATCTAGCGGCTTCTATAGGCGCGCCCACGGTTCCCAAAATTATCCGTGACAGACAAATTGAACTGTTTGCGCGTTGTGATGCGGATTTAGGAGATCGTTTGAGAAAAAAATTACCCTAGAACCTTACTTATTGATTTTATACAAATAGGCACACCCTTATAAAGCGTGTGCCTATTTTTATTTATAACAGTTATTAATATTTTTATCTTATCAGAAAGAGAAAATATAATGTATTTTTAAATTAATTTTTACTAAAGAAACATTTTTATATTATCACTTCATATAAAAAGATTTTACGTGTTTGATACTATAGTCTTTATGCGAAAGGACGTTCTTGTCCTTCTTTGTATAAGCGCTCTTCTATTTTTTTTGGAAGATGTGCCGCTTAAGGCTGAGAATTCATGGAGTAGCTGGCGACCGACCTATATTCAGACAGTTGATGTCTCTAGTGAAAATCATAGTCTTTATAATAATATTGCCGCTATAACGAAAGATAAGCGAGGTTTAATCTGGATCGCAACAAAAGGCAGTGGCCTCGTCCGTTATGATGGGCAACATGCAGATGTTTTCAGATATTCTCCTACTGAAAAATTTAGTTTACCTGATAATGTTATCCATACGCTGGCTCCTACATATGATGGGGGTTTGTTACTCGGCACAGATGTCGCAGGTGTTATTCGTTTTGATCCCAAGGATAATAAATTCTATTCTTATCCTACTGATGGGTATCATAATTTAGGGAATCGTATTTACCGGATTATAGCGGATAAAAACGGCGGTTACTGGGTTGGTTCGGACATTGGCCTTTCCCATATTGACAGCGATCTTAAATCAACGCATCAAATATTTGTCTTCTGCCAAGCGCATGGCACCTGTACCAGCCAAACTAAGAGTATATGGCAGGATGACGATGGTACAGTTTTTATTGCGACTAATACCGCTATATTGCGGCGTCTAGCGAGTGAACAGCAATTTCATCCTGTTCATTTTTCTAATATATCCTCTAGAAAAATTGCTAAATTAGGTATTAGTGCCCTTTATCGCGATCATAGAGGTCGCCTGTGGATAGGGACAGAAACGCAAGGTGTTTTTTATCAAGCCGCCAATGGGACGTTGCAACAACGGCCTGAATTAAGCGCAGATAGCTCTTTCATTCGCTATCATTCCATAAGAGATTTTATAGAAACCAATAAAAATGAACTTTGGATAGGAACGGAAGGTTCTGGAATTGTTGCCTTTAATGAGGCCACAGAAAAAGTCCGTTCTATTCATCGAGATACTGAAAATCCTGAAATAGCGAATAGCGATTCTATCTGTTCTTTCTATCGCGAAAAATCTGGTAATATTTGGATAGCAACGGACGGGAATGTCGCCTTTTATAATGCGGCAGAAGATCACGTTTTTAATTTCGATGACCGAAATAACGATAACTTAAAAGCGTTGGCCTCTCGAAATGTTTATTCAATTCTCGTAACCAAAAAAGGTCAGATATGGCTGGGATTAAGCAATGGTCAAATTGATTGGTTGGATAAAAAACATGATCTTGTTAGACATCTAAAATTAAAGGGTCCACCATCAGGTGAAAGTATTCACAGCCTGATAGAAATGAATGACGGGTCTATATTAGTCGGTTCTAAGGGATTAAATGTCATTGATCCTGATAAGTTAAATATAACCCCTTATTTTATAGAAGATTTACCAAAAAATTTAGTTATCAATATTCTTATACAAAAAAATGATGAAATTTATATAGGGACATCAGAAGGACTATTTGTCTATAATGTTATTTCAAAAGAATTAAATCATTTTACCCATGACAATGACAATAAAGATAGTCTCTCGAATAATAGGATTTTAGACTTAGCCTTTAATAATAAAGGTGTTTTAGCGATAGCTACCGCTAAAGGCTTTAGCTTTTATTATCCTGATAGTCATCATTTTGATAATATTTTTCATGATGAAAGAAATGAAAACACCTTACCTAATGATTATATTGCTTCCCTTGCGATTGACCATAAAATTATCTGGGCAGGGATACGAGGTGGCTTGATTTATAACTCTGAAGAAAGAATAAAGGCTTTTTTGCCTTTTTTAGCAATATCTTTAGATAAAAGCAGCCTGATATACGAAACTATTCAGAGTTTAGAAAACGATACTAGGAATCGCCTTTGGATGGCGGGTAATGAAAAAATTGCTGTTTTTGATAAAAGCTCAAAAAAAATTCATCTATTAAGTCAACGCGATAATTCTGAAAAAGTCACCTATTATCCCCATAGTATTGCAGTAGGCCCAGAGGGTGAAATGCTGTTTGGAGGCTCTAATGGTCTGACAGTTATTGATAAGACCTTTAACCCCGATGACATCCCCGCCTTCCCGACAGATTTAGCTTTAACGGATATAGAAATTAACGAGAAAAAAATCGTTTACGGAAAATTACCAGAAAGTGGGCAAGCTACGTATCTTCCTTCTCATATCCGTAGTTTAAGATTACGCTTTGCGCTTCTCGATTATGCTTCTTCGCATCAAATACATTATAGCTATCGACTTGTCGGTCAGGATACCCAATGGTTAGATTTGCCCCCTGACACACCCCCTTTCGTTATATATTCTCACTTACCGGGAGGTAATTTTGTTTTTGAAATTAAGGCTGTTGTCCCAGGCCTTAACAAGCCCGTTTTTGAAGCAAAATATCCTTTTATTGTGGCACATAGTTGGTATGAGCTTTGGCCTATCAGAATTATTTTTGTAATCCTATCGATCTGCGGCATATACTTTATTATTACTAGTCAGACGAAAACACTTCGTAAAATTATTGAAAAAAGGACATTCGAACTACAAATAACAAATAAAAGATTAAAGGCATTGGCAAATACAGATGAATTAACGGGATTACTTAATCGAAGAGCTTTCACTTCGATATTCAATGAGTTCTGCGCTAATTTTGCACAGGATCATAAAAAATTTTCTGTTTTCATCTTAGACATTGATCACTTTAAAGTTATTAATGATCGAGATGGCCATCTGGCGGGTGATATAGTTATTCAGTATATTGCTTCTAAAATTAGTGATAATATTCGCGATCGAGATGTCGCAGCCCGCTATGGTGGGGAAGAATTTGTCGTCATACTGCCTAATACCGAGATAAAAACAGCAGAAGTTGTAGCGACCCGTATTGGGAAAATTATCTCTGATAAGCCCGTGATCTATCAGGATAAAAAGATTCCTGTAACAGTCAGTATCGGCCTCGCCATGATAAAGGTTGATGATACACCCGATTCCTTATTAGAAAGGGCTGATAAACGTCTTTATTCCGCGAAAGAACAAGGCAGAAATCGGGTCTCCTCCTAGCATCGTTTTTCTCTAAAGAAATTTCAATTCTATTGCTTTGCTAAGTTAATGTGACAATCCTTTAGCAGAATTTGACTTTTGTCGACATTATCCCCCTGAAAGGAATAAAGTGTACCATTATCACCTTTTTCCCACCAAATCAGGCCATGCGATAAGTCTGTTCCATAATGCCCAATATAACGCGAGCCACTTGCTGAAACGGATTCCGACAAACCATAACTTTTATGATTAAGATCTAGTACGACAAAGACGGGTTTATTACTATGTTCTGAGCCAGTAGTAACATAATGAATAAGTATATTTTTATTCTTCGGACAATTGTATTGATAGATATTCTCATTTAATTTCAAATTATTTATAGATTTTGATGAGTTTAAATGGGGTTTTTGCGCCAAAAGTGGCGAATTTATAAGAAGAAAGGCAATAATATATTTACATTTCATCATTTACACCATTAATTTGAAATTAAAATTCAAATTATTTTTATTTATATTATCATAAAAAACAATATAATTTTTTATTATTAGTGATTTATTTTAGAATCGACAAATATCCCAATTTTAAAAGCGTACTTCGTGCTTATCGAATTTATACAAGCAAAAATAGTGATTCGGTTTCAATAAAAAATATTAAACCCTATGATATAATTTCTTATGAATTTTATAGGAAATTTCAGAAATCCATTCGCAAAAAACAATTAAATTTTATAATTTAAATTCAAAATATTTGGAAAAATTAAAAAATTAATACAAAAACAAAAAAGTAAATTATATAAATTTACTTTTCAATTAAAGCGTATAGGCTTGTTGTAAGTATTAAGGAGAGAGTTTCCAACCTACCTGTAAAAGCAGGTAGGTTGGAAGATTTAAAAAATATTTTAAGCTATGAGTTAGGTTCTATAATCCTACGGCTTTATTTTTACATTTTGATCTTTCTACCCTTGAACCTCATATCCTAGATCTTCTATTTCTTTTCGAATAGCCTCTTCTGTAATCTTTTCAGCGCTATAATCGACAGTAACCGCTTTATTTTTGAGAGAAACCTTTACCTCAGTAATACCGTCAAGCTGACCCAGTCCATTTTCAATAGCCTTGACACAATGTTCGCAATGCATGCCATCAACTTGTATAATTAACCGAGTCATAAATTTTCTCCTAAAAAATTTAAAAAGGTTTCCAACGGCTTAATAATAAAGAATTACTAATCACTGAAACCGAACTCATAGCCATCGCTGCACCCGCTATGACCGGGTTAAGAAAACCAAATGCCGCGAGTGGAATACCTAGTATGTTATAGAT encodes:
- a CDS encoding NAD(P)H-dependent flavin oxidoreductase; translation: MFKGLHPIQYGGREVWPLIEGAKGIAASDHMSAGAWAAAGGIGTISAVNADSYDEQGQIIPQIYHARTRPERHKELINYAISGAVDQIERAYDIASGRGAININILWEMGGSQTILREVLERTKGLVTGITCGAGMPYKLSEIAAQYQVSYLPIVSSARAFNALWKRAYSKAPEFLAAVVYEDPWLAGGHNGLSNAEDPKQPQAPYARVKALRDTMRVCGISDSVPIVMAGGVWHLEEWNDWIDNPELGSIAFQFGTRPLLTKESPIPQAWKDRLMELEEGDVLLHRFSPTGFYSSAVRNPFLKALESRSERQIAFSGEAAGDHQSLLDVGVNGRNNLWVTEGDLIRAHEWVKQGFICTLKTPDNTLVFVTPEEMQAIRKDQAACMGCLSQCNFSSWSETGKGMTGRIPDPRSFCIQKTLQDIAHSDNVENNLMFAGHSAYRFKKDPFYSNNFVPSVKELIDRILTGK
- a CDS encoding catalase, which produces MTKPDIHTESGRIVGDNQNSITAGQRGPTLLQDVYLVEKLAHFNRERIPERVVHAKGSGAFGELTVTKDITRYTKAKLFSEVGKKTPMFGRFSTVGGEKGSADSARDPRGFALKFYTEDGNWDLVGNNTPVFFIRDAIKFPDFIHTQKRDPQTNLKDPKMMWDFFSQSPESLHQVMILFSDRGTPFSHRFMHGFSSHAYSMINAAGEIHYVKWHFLTQQGIKNLTAEEAEALAGSNPDHSQQDLFEAIEKGDFPKWTVYIQVMTPEQAKVQRLNPFDVTKVWYHKEFPLMEVGVLELNRNSENYFQDVEQAAFSPGNTVPGLYFSPDKMLQGRLFAYADTQRYRLGINFNQIPVNQPRCQVNSYYRDGFMRVNGNGGKSANYEPNSDPAAPIENPAYKEPIIDIDGPGAHYDRYEDPGNENFEQPGKLYRIMKEDEKDRLVSNLAASIGAPTVPKIIRDRQIELFARCDADLGDRLRKKLP
- a CDS encoding ligand-binding sensor domain-containing diguanylate cyclase, encoding MFDTIVFMRKDVLVLLCISALLFFLEDVPLKAENSWSSWRPTYIQTVDVSSENHSLYNNIAAITKDKRGLIWIATKGSGLVRYDGQHADVFRYSPTEKFSLPDNVIHTLAPTYDGGLLLGTDVAGVIRFDPKDNKFYSYPTDGYHNLGNRIYRIIADKNGGYWVGSDIGLSHIDSDLKSTHQIFVFCQAHGTCTSQTKSIWQDDDGTVFIATNTAILRRLASEQQFHPVHFSNISSRKIAKLGISALYRDHRGRLWIGTETQGVFYQAANGTLQQRPELSADSSFIRYHSIRDFIETNKNELWIGTEGSGIVAFNEATEKVRSIHRDTENPEIANSDSICSFYREKSGNIWIATDGNVAFYNAAEDHVFNFDDRNNDNLKALASRNVYSILVTKKGQIWLGLSNGQIDWLDKKHDLVRHLKLKGPPSGESIHSLIEMNDGSILVGSKGLNVIDPDKLNITPYFIEDLPKNLVINILIQKNDEIYIGTSEGLFVYNVISKELNHFTHDNDNKDSLSNNRILDLAFNNKGVLAIATAKGFSFYYPDSHHFDNIFHDERNENTLPNDYIASLAIDHKIIWAGIRGGLIYNSEERIKAFLPFLAISLDKSSLIYETIQSLENDTRNRLWMAGNEKIAVFDKSSKKIHLLSQRDNSEKVTYYPHSIAVGPEGEMLFGGSNGLTVIDKTFNPDDIPAFPTDLALTDIEINEKKIVYGKLPESGQATYLPSHIRSLRLRFALLDYASSHQIHYSYRLVGQDTQWLDLPPDTPPFVIYSHLPGGNFVFEIKAVVPGLNKPVFEAKYPFIVAHSWYELWPIRIIFVILSICGIYFIITSQTKTLRKIIEKRTFELQITNKRLKALANTDELTGLLNRRAFTSIFNEFCANFAQDHKKFSVFILDIDHFKVINDRDGHLAGDIVIQYIASKISDNIRDRDVAARYGGEEFVVILPNTEIKTAEVVATRIGKIISDKPVIYQDKKIPVTVSIGLAMIKVDDTPDSLLERADKRLYSAKEQGRNRVSS
- a CDS encoding MliC family protein, translated to MMKCKYIIAFLLINSPLLAQKPHLNSSKSINNLKLNENIYQYNCPKNKNILIHYVTTGSEHSNKPVFVVLDLNHKSYGLSESVSASGSRYIGHYGTDLSHGLIWWEKGDNGTLYSFQGDNVDKSQILLKDCHINLAKQ
- a CDS encoding heavy-metal-associated domain-containing protein, whose amino-acid sequence is MTRLIIQVDGMHCEHCVKAIENGLGQLDGITEVKVSLKNKAVTVDYSAEKITEEAIRKEIEDLGYEVQG